The Biomphalaria glabrata chromosome 1, xgBioGlab47.1, whole genome shotgun sequence sequence ATGCCAGCAAGAAATGTAAGCACTGCGGGTGTGTGCACTGCGGTGATAAGAAGGACCCAGACAAGACCATCCTATGTGATGAGTGTAATCAGGCCTTCCACTTGTACTGCTTGAAACCTCCTCTAGAAAGTGTACCAGATGAAGAGGAATGGTGAGTCAGTCTGGcatggggttagggttagtggtCATCTTACTAACTAACCACTCACATTCCGTCTTCTTTTGGTTTACCAAACATttgatgtattttatatttagatacATTATGTCAGTACATTACTCTTATATATTGTTAATGATTTTATATCTTCAACCTTTTAACTGTtgaatcactttaaaaaataatgtttatattatagGTATTGTCCAGAATGCAAAAATGATGACACAGCAATAGTTAAAACTGGAGAGAAACTGAAAGTCAATAAGAAGAAAGCTAAAATGGCATCAGCCAGCAGTACCAGCAACAGAGACTGGGGAAAGGTAAGTtttattgtgtaaaaaaaacttttttttttttttattattcatatttaaaatgaatattcttcaaagaaactgtaaataaaaataataatgtttatgtGTAATGTTTCATCAGGGAATGGCTTGTGTTGGTAGAAGCAAAATGTGTACTATAGTCTCATCTAATCACTATGGGCCAATTCCTGGTGTTGAAGTGGGAACTTTGTGGAAGTTTAGAGTGCAGGTTAGAATTACATTGTTCTTGTAAAatatgatagatagattgaatgTATTTCTCTTCAGTTACTTGTTCATTAGGTACAGAGCATTATTGTACTGGTGTTGGattctttttatcttattttgGTATATGTGTCTATTCATAGGTCAGTGAAGCAGGTGTACATAGGCCACATGTGGCTGGAATACATGGGAGAGAAGAAGATGGTGCCTATTCTATTGTCTTGTCTGGAGGATATGAAGATGATGCTGTAAGTAAAAGGAAAAACttgatacattttaaatgttaacaTATGTATAAGACATGATGACACATCAAAAGTCTATCACAACATGAGTCGAGTACGGATGATTAGTTTCATTTGTGATCATTGCTCTATTACTTTTACTATTATTTGTTCTGTGTTATTGACCATCTCAATTAAATTAGCTGAAATATAATAGTATTTTAtcattagaaaaacaaacaaaaaaaactgttagACAGCAAGATCTGTTTTCATTGCATACTCTTCGATGAATTTTACTCTCATGTACTTGAACAAGTTAACATATTTATAACCACTCTATCAGAGAAAAAATAGAACTGAATTTACATTGAACATTGATTCATAATGTCTTTGTTTCCTAGATAAAACAGAACAATGTTTTGTTCTCGTGTCAATTACTTATATGACACAGTTTTGTCAACTTTCTATTTGTCTAGGATGATGGAGAGGAATTCTATTATACTGGAAGTGGGGGCAGAGATCTTTCAGGAAACAAAAGAACAGCTGAACAATCTTGTGACCAACTGTTGACACGAATGAACAAGTAGGTCAAGTCATTCTCAGAGCTTATCTTAATGTCCCTTTTAtctgatttgtaatttgtagtcattctttcatttatagcttacatatatatttttgcgaAATTAGCTGGAAACTACTTACCTATATTAAATTAGTTTAAATCCTAGTTCATTGCACAAGTTTAGCTGCAAATGCACCACAAAAACCAGTTGACTCTTTAAGGCTTTTAATCTATGcattttatattgaaatcaGGATAAgtgcttaatttattttttaggaaGAATTGTGTCAAAAATAGACTTAAAAAAGGTAGAGATCCACATAgtaaacatgttttttaaaatgttctcaTTATTTATTGAACTTTTTGGATCACAGTACTTTCatttatttagaatattttattGCCACCTCCTGGAAAGTTGTAAATTTAATTGTCTACATTTTACTATGTACAAAATGTACAATTATAGTTGcctgaaataataatatacaatacGAGTTTTTCTTTTATCCTAAAATTTGTATGTCACACAGAGCCCTAGCCAAAAATTGCAATGCTCCTTTAGATAACAAGAAAGGGGCTGAAGCTAAAGACTGGAAAGGTGGTAAACCTGTGCGTGTTGTACGAAACTGTAAAGGACGAAAACATTCCGAATATGCCCCAGAAGAAGGCAATCGATATGATGGCATTTATAAagtaatttaactttttttttacttttgttatttttaaaccaTTCTTATAAAGTAATAAAGTGTTAGGTTATGACCATCAATGTAACATAACAAGGACAGAATAGAGATACAAACTTAACCAATGGCTACAATAATTACTCACAATCTGGAACCATCAAATATAGCTCACCAATCAATTTTAGTTAACATAATTATTTCACTAGAATTTTAAAGCCTctaagaaaataatataaaagctTAAGTTGAAACTTCTTTATCACTTGACTGATTGGTCAtgctcactttttaaaaaaagtaaagtatctctttcagaccttacgatctatggggcagataatgtaaagatcatctgtttctgtggcacatggtcaacgagggtgtcttgtggccagcacaacaaccaactaacttttccccaactaatgtcaaagctgggtggactgatCCACatgatcctgaaattaaaaatcccaggattcaaacctggttCCTCCAGtaaggaagccaagcgctttactgctcagccactgcgcttCCCCAGACTCACTTAGTCACAATTTATTAATGACTTCATTTACTACTTGAAGCTACAAAATTATGTCAAGTAAACATGTCACAGCTTAGACAGTAAGGCAGTCTCTTAATGTTGTTAGATCCTGACATAATTATTGTTTCATAAATTTGTGCaaagatatttttaatacaatatTACTTCAGATTTTTTTTGGTTCCCTTGAATTCAGGTTGTAAAATATTGGCCAGAGAAAGGCAAGTCAGGTTTTCTTGTGTGGCGTTATTTGCTACGACGAGATGATCCTGTCCCTGCCCCATGGACTAAAGCTGGGAAGAAAAGGACGGAAGAGCTTGGCCTAGAGATGCAggtattagatttagatattattttgttgttgttttttaacaaagcttatatcaactcttgtctgtctggtaaaaagttttaagcTTGTTTTTTCTCCGGCACCCAAACtccgatcaagctgaaattttgcataattatttcttttacctgccaacacaagaattaatggaaaaaaaaaatttagttaacttttggtaattaattattttgtttggtatctcggacaagaaaagaaattgtactgaagtggtggtataagctgaattagtccactTTATAGGTCtccgctctaaattgaaagaaaaaaaaatataactatacaatcttctctagtcataagtacctcactagcagagtggagGTTAGCACCTCTGCCCTGGGAGGCATGATCCATGAGTTTAAATTCAGCtcgtccccccccctttttttttttttatatttatgcttttaaaaaccaatttatTAGGGTAAAATCTACCCAGTTATCCCTTCCTTCCCTACCCCTTTCCCCATATTTTTGCAACTGATCTATATAAATGATAGGATCAAAGCATATTGAgagctaaaaacatgaaatagtgctaaataaaaacaattggtaaaaatattattaatcgctcagatttattgttgttggtctattACCTtggatccaaactaattgatacaattactctTCTTAttaactctgtttttttttttgtttttttaaagtattttttatgtttttctttttgaatctTTCCCTCATCTTCAATGATTTATCTTTCACtcattatttctttctttattttctttggaATGCTTGTCTTTAAGTAATTCTTTATATATAAactcttaataataatactttaaacTGTTGAACTCTAAATTTAACTTCTAATGATATTTCTGCATTGTATTTTAATTGACAATCCTCAAAGTATTTAAgaaacttattttatttatggctAAGCTTGCTAACTTGTGTTTTTTTACGAGccttcatttaaaacaaaatgacattCTGACGTTTTTACTTGTGGAATATAtatggttgtttttttatacccAAGTTTGACTTCCAAATGTTCTGTACTTAAactagttttgttttcttttagtaCCCAGAGGGCTATCTTGAgagtttaaaagaaaagaatgaaGATGAAGCACCAaagaagaaaagtaaaaaaagaaagctggaaggtgagttgttgttttgttgttgtcagGAATGTtctttacatttcaaattgCAATCAAGTAAAAATCATTGGTTGCCATTTGGAGGATAAGTTTAAAGCTGAAATTTCGATACACTTAAGAGCACTTGATATTTGGTATAAATGGGTGGTCCTTTATTGACACCATTTTAAGgtgttaaaaatataagtgACATGTGTCATGCTTGtagaacaaaatttttttttttttttttttttttcgcttatTTGATCAACTGGTTTTGTAAATCTCGAAGCAAAGGTAATATTTAGCAGCATAATGTAAGATGTAGATTCATcatacaaaaattgtcatttctgtTTTTTCTCACGTTGGACCTTGAattcttataaacattttacttttgtCCACAACGTTAACATTGTCAAACCTTTCTCACAGATGACACTGAAGACAAAGAATCTTCTCCTGAGCCTGACACTAAGAAGCAGAAAGTTGTTAAATACAACATAGAGACCAGTATTAAGAAGAAGATTGCGGATGATGTGATCAACAAGAAATTGTGGGTTGAAGCTCTGACTTATGTTAAAAGTGGTTCAAAGGTAATGGCTTTGTTTATCTTCTTTAATGTACCTGTTACTAAGCAACACAGCACATTGTTCTCAAGTACAGTCAGTGCTACTACCGCACATACTATCTTCTGCATGTTTACAAGTGTTTATTGGAATGGGTCAGaaatttctaaataaatatcattttattctaatataaatatcTCATTGGAAAATATAGTTGTCAAAAGAGAGATCATTTGTGcaccatttatttttaaatcttaatcATAATTAAGTTTGGCGTGTTGGGGTGGTTAGTATTATTCTGATAGATCATttgtaacatataaaacaaaaagaaataattcgGAATTTCTTTGTTATCAGGTGTTTCATGATAAAGTTGAGGAACTGTTTCGATGCATTTGTTGCCAAGACATTGTCTGTAAACCAATCACTTTACATTGTTCCCACAATATATGTAaagtaagtttgttttttttttactgtaatttaaaaattgtaagtttagctgtaatatatatataatgactctttttttttttttcttataatctGTATGTCTTTTTATACAATACTTTTAATGGAAAAATGAGTAGATGAAAGCTGACTATTTACTGTACTTTCTCTCTGAAAGGCTTTAAAGTAAAATTCCATGCAGTGCAATTTATTTTACTGAATATTGAGCCAGTCTGAGGAGCT is a genomic window containing:
- the LOC106072405 gene encoding E3 ubiquitin-protein ligase UHRF1-like produces the protein MWIQVRSISGSKTVRIDNLSKLTKIEELRKRLVEPFEADPEKQRLFFRGKQMEDGHTLFDYDVGLNDLIQILVRKNLDLSLNDDKTVEEQKTNNEIVTDDSSHSDKENSEPQNDSKAATSSVSDSCSTSIYKVGDIIDAINVTMGAWFEAKIVKVEHGIDSEIQERLAECRKELSRTDENDNSSAEKSQLPEVPSDGFTYHIFFEKYPDDIEKVLSSEIRPRARTLIRFQDVQVGQLIMANYNLEEPEMRGYWYDCIVTGKKDTRTMKELYATVKAGPNLTPLPNCRLLFIKELFGIELPGTQLSEEDISSDSKTNIATRENKPECDKCNDNASKKCKHCGCVHCGDKKDPDKTILCDECNQAFHLYCLKPPLESVPDEEEWYCPECKNDDTAIVKTGEKLKVNKKKAKMASASSTSNRDWGKGMACVGRSKMCTIVSSNHYGPIPGVEVGTLWKFRVQVSEAGVHRPHVAGIHGREEDGAYSIVLSGGYEDDADDGEEFYYTGSGGRDLSGNKRTAEQSCDQLLTRMNKALAKNCNAPLDNKKGAEAKDWKGGKPVRVVRNCKGRKHSEYAPEEGNRYDGIYKVVKYWPEKGKSGFLVWRYLLRRDDPVPAPWTKAGKKRTEELGLEMQYPEGYLESLKEKNEDEAPKKKSKKRKLEDDTEDKESSPEPDTKKQKVVKYNIETSIKKKIADDVINKKLWVEALTYVKSGSKVFHDKVEELFRCICCQDIVCKPITLHCSHNICKSCLQRSFKAEVFSCPACRAELDKSMSLSANKTLTEILNSLFPGYEVGR